The sequence below is a genomic window from Sorangiineae bacterium MSr12523.
GGACTACATTGGATGAACGATGTCGCTACTTGCGCTCGGGCGGCGAGACGATGATCTCGACGCGCCGGTTGTTGGCACGCCCTTCGGCGGTGGAGTTGCTAGCGACGGGCCGATCGGGACCGACGCCCACCGCGCGGACAATCTCCGGGGGAAGACCGTGCGAGATGATGTACTGCCGCACGGAGTCCGCCCGCTTCTGCGAGAGGTCCATGTTGAAGCCGCGCTGGCCCTGCGAGTCGGTGTGGCCTTCGACGGTGATGCTGCGATCCGGGTTGGCCTTCAGCGCGGTGACGACATTGTCGAGTGCGCTCATGGCGGCGGGCAGCAAAGCCGACGCGCCCGAGGCAAAGAGAACCTGACCCGACAGCGTGATGACCATGCCGCGGTTGTCGTTCTTGACCTCGGCCATCTTGGCGAGGTTGTCGAGCGCTTCCTTGGTGCGGCGACGCTCGTCTTCGAGCTGCTGCTGCGAGCGCTCGAGCTGCTTGCGCGCGCTCTCGAGCTCGCGCTCGGTCTTGCGGCCCATCGCCACCTGCGTGGCCTGCAGTTCCTTCTGCGCCTGCTCGCGTTGGCGCTCGGCGACCATCATGCCGGCTTGCGCATCGGCGAGTTGCGCTTTGCGAAGTGCGATGTACGCGCGGTCTTTCGTCTCGGGGGAGCCCGGCTCGTCGTCGTAGGACTTCTCGGCCTGATCGAGCGAACCCTTGGCCACGTGCACCTGCGCCGGGTTGACCTGGTTGGCCTGCCCCGTCTGCGCCTTTTGATAGGCCGTGCGCGCCTCCAAGAGCTCCTTCGGCGGCGGGGTGGAGCCACACCCGACGAGGAGACTCAAGGCCAGAAATGCCAGCGTCTTCGGATACGCGCGAATCATCGTTTGTCTCCTGACTTGAGGGCCTTGAGCTCGTCCAAGGCTTGCTGAGCCTCTGCGCGGGCCGTTGCCTCGCGGGCCAGGGCGACGGCGAGCTCGGCATCGGACTCGGCGCGAAGGAGCACGAATTCGGCGCGTTTGTTGTCGCCGTCGTTGATGAGTGCCTTCGCTTGGTCGATCTGCTCTTGGGCCAACTTTAAGTGAAGCGCGGCTTGCGGGTTGTTCTGGGCGCCCACTTCTTGGGCCGCGCGCACGGACGCTTGGGAATCCGCAAGGCGTCCATTGGGCGCAGGGTACGAGCCGCATCCAGCCATGAGCCAGGCTGTGATGGTTGCCGCCGCCGTCAACGCGATCTGTTTCATCCGACTCCTCGATATAGAGACGTGTCTATTTTGGACTTTTTGCCGAGGCGCGGTCGACCATACCATGATCGCCGATGAATCCGTATGAGGAGCTTGCAACCCTACTTCGCCCTGCCGGTGGTGGTCTTTTCCTGGTTTCGACCGGGCGCGCCGAGCAAATCGAGCTGCAAAAAACCATTTACGGTGCAGCGAGTGAGGAGGAGGTAGGACAAAAATGGCGTGCCGCGCTTGCTGAAATCGCGGCGGCAAAGGTGGTCATTCTCGGTGCTCCCTCCGACGTTGGAGCCGGTTTTTTGCGGGGGGCCAACATGGGTCCCCAAGCGATTCGGCAAGAGCTTCTGAAGGCGGGCGGGCTGCCTGCTGGGGTGGTGGACGCAGGCGACGTCTTCGTGGTGCCGCAGCTACTCCACGACGACATGCTCGCGCCCGCGCAGCGGGAAGCCTCGGCGCGCGCGCTTTATCCGCAGATCGCGCCCGAAATTCGGGCGTCGTTGCCCGTATCGCCGCTCTCCATTTTGGAGCGCGCCGTCGACTTGCTGTTCGCCATCAATCCGAAGGTCGTTCCCATCGTATTGGGCGGCGATCATTCCTGTGCATGGCCCGTGTCGTCGGCACTGGCACGCGCCCGCGGCGCTGCGGCCAATCCAGCCTGGGGCATCGTCCAGATGGACGCGCACACGGATTTGCTCGAGGAAAGACTCGGTATTCGTTACTGTTTTGCAACGTGGAGCTACCACGCGAGCCGCCTGCTCACGCGCCCCGACCATATGGTGCAAGTCGGTATTCGCGCCACGCGCCACCCGCGCGCTCATTGGGAAAAGGACGTGGGCGTGCGGCAATTTTGGGCCGACGAATGCAATCGCGATCCCGCCGCCGCGGTCGATGCGATCGTGGAACACCTTTTGGCGCGCGGCATCCAGTCGATTTACTTCTCCAATGACATCGACGGCACCGACGAACAGTTCGCCGATGCAACCGGCACACCCGAGCCCCAAGGCCTGCACCCCGACTTCGTCCTGGCCCTCATCCGCCGCCTAGGCCAAGAGTTCCACCTTTGTGCGGGCGACATCATGGAAGTCGCCCCGCCCATCCCCCGCCACCCCGGCGGAACCGCCCGCACCGTCACCCTCGCCGCCCAATACATCACCGCCACCATCGCCGCAGCGCTAAAACCCTAGAGAAATTCACAGGGAGGCGGGGAGGCGGGGAGTTTTTTGGGTGTTCAATTAGCCCCTTGGGCCAACTGGAAACCCCAAAAAAGCCCTCTGCGCTGCTGCGCGCCGAAACCCCTCCCCGCCTCCCCGCCTCCCTGTAAAATCTTCTTAGCCGTTGCCTTGGGGCACTTGGTCGATGCGGTCGACGTTGCGGAGGGCGGGGAAGAGTTTCATGCAGGTCAGCACGACGGCGCAGGTGGCGACGCCGCCGAGGACGGCCGCGCGTACCGTACCGAACAACGCCGCGGTGAGACCTGATTCGAATTCACCGAGCTCGTTGGAGGCGCCGACGAAGACCTGGTTGACCGCGCTCACCCGTCCGCGCATCGCGGGTGGTGTGGCGATTTGCACCAAGGTACCGCGCACCACCACGCTCACCATGTCCGAGGCGCCGGCCACCACGAGCGCGGCGAGCGACAGCAGGTACGTCTGCGAAAGCGCGAAGACGATGGTGGCCACGCCGTAGAGCCCGACGCACGCGAACATGAGAAGGCCCACCTTCTGCCGCAGCGGGTGGAACGCGAGCCAGATGGCCATCATCGACGCGCCCAGCGCCGGGGCGCTGCGCAACAAACCGAGGCCCCACGGGCCAGTATGCAATATATCGCGCGCAAAGATCGGCAGGAGCGCGACGGCGCCGCCCAACAGAACGGCGAACAAATCGAGCGTGATCGACCCGAGAAGGAGCTTCTGCGAAAAGACGTAGCGCACGCCCGCCGAAAGCGTGGCGAGCGACGTGGCCCGCCCTTCCATGCGCCCCGTGCGAACCTTGAGCGCGAACACGCCCGCGAATGCCGCGGTGGCGAGAAGCGCGCTGATGGCGTAGACACCCGCCGGGCCGCCGAACAGACCATAGACGACGCCGCCCAACGCGGGACCGAGCACCGTTGCGATCTGCCACACCGTGGAGCTCCATGCGACGGAACGCGGGAACTCCTCCATGGGCACGAGGTGCGTGACGAGCGCGGAGGCCGCCGGCCCGGAGAAGGCGCGCACCGTACCGAAAAACGCGAGGATCGCGTAGATGAAGTACGCGTGTTCGACGTGCATCAGCGCCGACGTGAGGAGCAGCACCGCCGAGGTGGCGATGCCGAGGTTGGTGACCATCACGACGCGGCGTCGATCGAAGCGATCCGCCGCGGCACCGGTGAGGGGCGAGAGGCACACCATCGGCAGAAACTGTGCGAGCCCGACATAGCCGAGAGCCAGCGGGCGCCGCGTGAGGTCGTAGACCTGCCACGCGACGGCCACGCTCTGCATTTGAATGGCGATGGTCAGTAAGAATCGCGCACACTGGTAGAGACGAAAATCTCGATACCGGAAAAGATTAGGCGCCATGTTTCGCACGGGCGCCTGCGCAGCGCAGACATTCTGGGGGAACCATTTTTACTGGCGTCCATAGGGACGGCACCCCCCTGCGTCGAGGGGTCTATTTCGCCAGGTACGCTGCGAAGGGCCCGTAGTCACTGTCCTCGAGCGCCCCTTCGATCACGCAACGCACTTTTCCCGTCGGATCGATGAGCGCATGTTCGGGTAACTCGGGCGGATTCTTCATCTTCATCGCGCCGAGCCAGCCATCGCGCACGGTCTCCTTGATCCATAGCGCCGCGCGCACGCCATCTTGAGGCTGCGCCTCGAGGAACTTCGCGAGCTGCCGCTCGTCGTCGTCCACCGAGAGGAACACCAGGTCCACCTTGGTGCCGGCTTGCGCGAGCTTCTTCTCCCAGGCACGCAAGCGCGGGATCTCCTCTTTGCACGGCCCACACCACGCGGCGAAGAAGTTCAACCACGTCCAGCGCCCATTGCCCGTGGAAATCTCGGACGCGAGCGGCGTCGCACCCGGCGCCTGCGCGCGTGCGAGTGCCATCTTGGGCAGGGTGCGCGACACCGTTTCCGCTTCGCAGATCTTGCGCGGTGCCGCCGGTGCCGTGTGCGCCGGCTGCGGCGAAGGGGCAGGGGCCGCGGTGGGCATGCTGCCCGTCGCCACCACGACCTCACTCCTTCCGGACGTCCGCGAGCCCGATGCATCCGACTTGTCGCAGCCGGCCAACGCGACCGAGGCGGCCAACGCGAACGACACGAAGCCTAAAGACGACAATCGACCCATGATACGAAGGCACTCCGATTGAGGGCGTCGGCATTGCACTTCGCCGACGAACGTGACGCGGGCCAGTCGCAGTACTCTTTGGTGAGCTGCGCGAATTCGTTGCCGAGCCAGAGCATCCCGACCTGCTTCTCCAGGTCCGGATCCTTGAATTGCTCCTGCAGGAAGAAGTGCACGCTGTTCGCGCGCTTGTGCGACAAGGTCCGATTGAAGTCGGCCGAGCCCGTGCGCGATGCGCGCGCCACGATGAAGAAGTAGCGCGCGCCCTTGCGATCCATCCAGCGCTCCTCGAGGAGCTTCTTGGCGCCCGGATCGAGCGCGTCGGAGCCGTCGTCGAACATGATGACCGCGCCGCGATCTTTCAGCGGCGTGAAGAGCGCGTTGAAGTCTTCGTCGTTGATCGACGCGAACGTCTTCACGTCGGCTGGCTGGCATCCGCGCCGCGATTCTCCGCCCACGAGCCCGCAGGCGTTGAGCACGCGCTGGAGCACCGTCTTGAACCCCGGCGTGCAGTACTTTTCCTCGCTCTGATCGGCCACGGCGACTTTGCTCTCCGCGGCGGCAGCCGTCGCCTGCGGGTGCTTGAGCCGATCGGCCGCGCCACTCACCGTCGCACGCACGGTGAGCGTGGTGGCGAGCAGCACGATCACCCCGGCCACGCCGCCGACCAACGCCGGCAAAAACGGAGGCGATCCTCCGGCGGACGGTGCATCGACCGCGTCGATGGCCCTTCGGTTCGGATTTCCAGGCGATCCGGGTGGCTGGTGCGGAT
It includes:
- a CDS encoding OmpA family protein, with protein sequence MIRAYPKTLAFLALSLLVGCGSTPPPKELLEARTAYQKAQTGQANQVNPAQVHVAKGSLDQAEKSYDDEPGSPETKDRAYIALRKAQLADAQAGMMVAERQREQAQKELQATQVAMGRKTERELESARKQLERSQQQLEDERRRTKEALDNLAKMAEVKNDNRGMVITLSGQVLFASGASALLPAAMSALDNVVTALKANPDRSITVEGHTDSQGQRGFNMDLSQKRADSVRQYIISHGLPPEIVRAVGVGPDRPVASNSTAEGRANNRRVEIIVSPPERK
- a CDS encoding DUF4398 domain-containing protein, which translates into the protein MKQIALTAAATITAWLMAGCGSYPAPNGRLADSQASVRAAQEVGAQNNPQAALHLKLAQEQIDQAKALINDGDNKRAEFVLLRAESDAELAVALAREATARAEAQQALDELKALKSGDKR
- a CDS encoding arginase family protein, giving the protein MNPYEELATLLRPAGGGLFLVSTGRAEQIELQKTIYGAASEEEVGQKWRAALAEIAAAKVVILGAPSDVGAGFLRGANMGPQAIRQELLKAGGLPAGVVDAGDVFVVPQLLHDDMLAPAQREASARALYPQIAPEIRASLPVSPLSILERAVDLLFAINPKVVPIVLGGDHSCAWPVSSALARARGAAANPAWGIVQMDAHTDLLEERLGIRYCFATWSYHASRLLTRPDHMVQVGIRATRHPRAHWEKDVGVRQFWADECNRDPAAAVDAIVEHLLARGIQSIYFSNDIDGTDEQFADATGTPEPQGLHPDFVLALIRRLGQEFHLCAGDIMEVAPPIPRHPGGTARTVTLAAQYITATIAAALKP
- a CDS encoding MFS transporter; this encodes MAPNLFRYRDFRLYQCARFLLTIAIQMQSVAVAWQVYDLTRRPLALGYVGLAQFLPMVCLSPLTGAAADRFDRRRVVMVTNLGIATSAVLLLTSALMHVEHAYFIYAILAFFGTVRAFSGPAASALVTHLVPMEEFPRSVAWSSTVWQIATVLGPALGGVVYGLFGGPAGVYAISALLATAAFAGVFALKVRTGRMEGRATSLATLSAGVRYVFSQKLLLGSITLDLFAVLLGGAVALLPIFARDILHTGPWGLGLLRSAPALGASMMAIWLAFHPLRQKVGLLMFACVGLYGVATIVFALSQTYLLSLAALVVAGASDMVSVVVRGTLVQIATPPAMRGRVSAVNQVFVGASNELGEFESGLTAALFGTVRAAVLGGVATCAVVLTCMKLFPALRNVDRIDQVPQGNG
- a CDS encoding TlpA family protein disulfide reductase, whose translation is MSFALAASVALAGCDKSDASGSRTSGRSEVVVATGSMPTAAPAPSPQPAHTAPAAPRKICEAETVSRTLPKMALARAQAPGATPLASEISTGNGRWTWLNFFAAWCGPCKEEIPRLRAWEKKLAQAGTKVDLVFLSVDDDERQLAKFLEAQPQDGVRAALWIKETVRDGWLGAMKMKNPPELPEHALIDPTGKVRCVIEGALEDSDYGPFAAYLAK